In Gloeomargarita sp. SKYB120, a single window of DNA contains:
- a CDS encoding deoxyribodipyrimidine photo-lyase has product MPDLILFWHRRDLRTEDSVGLYNARLRTPKVVGVFCFDPNILGRDDIAPIRVCYLRECLADLQQQYRRVGSELLIMWADPTEAIPRLAQALKAAAVYWHWDVEPYSQQRDKRVIQALNQRGIAHQQFWDQLLHAPAEIVTQTGQPYTVFTPFWKNWSQQVKAKPYPPLQDCMGLTDDERQIAQEAGAIPLPTVEQLGFSWSGTLDYPIGTAGAKGLLAEFGRSAIYAYQEQRNFPAIAGTSRLSAALKFGVIGIRTIWQFTQDCLRDFPGNESVITWQQELAWREFYQHGMYHFPHLETHSYRAKFDAFPWENNETYFQAWCAGETGYPIVDAAMRQLNQTGWMHNRCRMIVASFLTKDLLIDWRWGERYFMQKLIDGDLSANNGGWQWSASVGMDPRPLRIFNPNTQAAKFDPEAEYIYAWVPELRSVEIAQVLSNQMTPLERRSLGYPEPIVDHAKQQRRFQQKYQALSRTTAKEMGTV; this is encoded by the coding sequence ATGCCCGATTTGATTCTCTTTTGGCACCGGCGGGATTTGCGCACTGAAGACAGTGTAGGTCTCTATAACGCGCGTTTGCGCACCCCCAAAGTCGTAGGTGTTTTTTGTTTTGACCCGAACATTCTGGGCCGAGACGATATTGCCCCAATACGGGTGTGCTACTTGCGAGAATGCTTAGCTGATTTACAACAACAATACCGGCGAGTGGGAAGTGAATTGTTGATAATGTGGGCTGACCCAACAGAGGCGATTCCCCGCTTGGCGCAGGCCCTAAAAGCCGCTGCAGTTTACTGGCATTGGGATGTGGAACCTTACAGTCAACAACGAGATAAACGGGTGATTCAAGCGCTGAACCAACGGGGCATTGCTCATCAGCAGTTTTGGGATCAACTATTGCATGCGCCGGCTGAAATTGTGACGCAAACGGGTCAACCCTACACGGTCTTCACGCCGTTTTGGAAAAACTGGTCACAACAAGTTAAAGCCAAACCCTATCCCCCCCTTCAGGACTGTATGGGTCTTACGGACGATGAACGTCAAATTGCTCAGGAAGCCGGCGCGATTCCTTTACCTACCGTGGAACAATTGGGCTTTTCTTGGTCAGGAACGTTGGATTATCCGATTGGGACAGCCGGAGCGAAAGGGTTACTCGCAGAATTTGGGCGTTCAGCAATTTATGCCTATCAAGAACAGCGCAATTTTCCCGCCATAGCCGGTACGTCCCGTCTGAGTGCAGCGTTAAAGTTTGGCGTCATTGGTATTCGGACGATTTGGCAATTTACTCAGGATTGTTTACGGGATTTTCCGGGCAATGAATCGGTGATAACTTGGCAACAAGAACTGGCTTGGCGCGAGTTTTACCAACACGGTATGTATCACTTTCCCCACCTGGAAACTCATAGCTACCGTGCTAAATTTGATGCGTTTCCTTGGGAGAATAACGAAACGTATTTCCAAGCCTGGTGTGCTGGGGAAACAGGTTATCCGATTGTTGATGCTGCGATGCGCCAGTTGAACCAAACGGGCTGGATGCATAATCGTTGCCGCATGATCGTTGCGAGTTTTTTGACCAAGGACCTGTTGATTGATTGGCGCTGGGGCGAACGGTATTTTATGCAGAAGTTAATTGACGGGGACCTAAGTGCCAATAATGGCGGCTGGCAATGGAGCGCTTCGGTGGGCATGGACCCACGCCCGTTGCGTATTTTTAATCCCAATACCCAGGCGGCGAAATTTGACCCCGAGGCGGAATACATCTATGCTTGGGTGCCGGAGTTACGCTCTGTCGAGATCGCCCAAGTTTTGAGTAA
- the fabZ gene encoding 3-hydroxyacyl-ACP dehydratase FabZ, whose amino-acid sequence MADVLTVEGIQKLLPHRYPFLLVDRIVEYVPGERAVGIKNVTFNEPFFQGHFPGRPLMPGVLIVEAMAQVGGIIVMQLPEAQGHLSVFAGMDKVRFRRQVIPGDQLVIEAQLLRVRMGRFGQVQGRARVNGELVAEGDLLFSLVD is encoded by the coding sequence ATGGCAGACGTTTTGACGGTTGAGGGGATTCAAAAGTTGCTGCCCCACCGGTACCCGTTTTTGCTGGTGGACCGCATCGTGGAGTATGTGCCGGGGGAGCGGGCAGTGGGGATCAAAAATGTGACGTTTAATGAGCCGTTTTTCCAAGGGCATTTTCCTGGTCGGCCCTTGATGCCAGGGGTGTTGATTGTGGAAGCGATGGCGCAAGTGGGGGGCATTATTGTGATGCAATTGCCAGAAGCGCAAGGGCATCTGTCCGTATTTGCTGGTATGGATAAGGTGCGGTTTCGTCGGCAGGTCATCCCTGGGGATCAATTAGTCATCGAGGCCCAATTGCTGCGTGTGCGGATGGGACGATTCGGCCAAGTCCAGGGACGTGCTAGGGTCAACGGCGAGTTGGTTGCAGAAGGCGACTTGCTGTTTTCGTTGGTGGATTAA
- the fldA gene encoding flavodoxin FldA has protein sequence MAKIGLFYGTQTGNTQNAAEQIQKALGGPSVVDLIDIANADVDDFAKYEYIIIGCPTWNISELQSDWQGFYDEGLDSVDFSGKKVAYFGCGDQVGYADNFQDAIGILEEMISSLGGKTVGYWPIEGYEFNASKALRGDKFVGLALDEDNQPELTAKRIQAWAEQLKREFGL, from the coding sequence ATGGCAAAGATTGGTCTGTTTTACGGTACGCAAACGGGCAACACGCAAAACGCCGCAGAGCAAATTCAAAAGGCGCTAGGTGGGCCGTCGGTGGTTGATTTAATTGACATTGCCAATGCTGATGTGGATGATTTTGCCAAGTACGAGTACATCATCATTGGTTGTCCCACCTGGAACATTAGTGAGTTGCAAAGCGATTGGCAGGGCTTCTACGATGAAGGACTAGATTCAGTTGATTTTAGCGGTAAAAAGGTGGCCTATTTTGGTTGCGGTGACCAGGTAGGCTATGCAGACAATTTCCAGGACGCCATTGGCATTTTGGAGGAGATGATTTCATCTCTGGGCGGCAAAACAGTGGGTTACTGGCCAATTGAAGGTTACGAATTCAATGCATCAAAAGCACTGCGAGGGGATAAGTTTGTTGGTCTGGCTTTGGATGAGGACAATCAACCAGAATTGACAGCCAAACGCATCCAAGCCTGGGCAGAACAGTTAAAGCGAGAATTTGGTCTGTAA